From the Hordeum vulgare subsp. vulgare chromosome 1H, MorexV3_pseudomolecules_assembly, whole genome shotgun sequence genome, the window GGAGACACGCGTGGACGAAGGAGACAAGGAGGAGGTGTAGGGTGATCAGATGCGAGCTTAGTGTTGTCCAAACATCCACAAAATCACTCACATTTATTTTCGGGGAAACGTTTCCCTTCGGCGCGCCGGCGGAACCGACGCGTCGGTCGCTCGCTCTCTCGCGCgggccatgcaacatttttcgcgCACGCGCGCTTCGCTGGTCAGTGCATGCAACTTTTATTCCGTGTAAATTTGCTGCAACTAGTGTTTAAATTTGCTACTACCGTTTTTCATTTGTTACATCTGTCCACCAAAAAAGTTGTAttcacgtttggttgcaacttgaCTTCGCTGGTTTTTTCGCTATAATtggtgtttttttacttttgctacaaccgtgttaatttttctaCAACCGACATCATTTTGTGGTGCAACCGTTCGctaaaaaaagttgcatacacgttcatgtagatatttgctacaaccggcgtttgacttttgctatcacgcatcttcagcttcgttttttgctacgatcacctagatatttttttgctacaattttttttgttgcaaccgttgacgaaATTGCTGCATCGGGaacgaaaattgctgcatcgaGAAAAATTACTGCATGAAGATCTAACGGCGCGGTCAACATACAGCTGGCAGACCGGACGACCCGCGCGTGACCGGCCGAACGATTCGGTCGGCGCGTCTGCGTAGAGCATTTTTTGGTTTAAAAGAGGAAACACATTCGAACCGCCCTACAAATCAATACAACTCCGTGTAGGATGACTTCCGCCGTCTAAGCATCTCTAGTGGAACGTGTAAATTTGGACGTGTATATCTTCATATACACGTCCATATACACCTTGCTAAATTTTACACCTCCCAGTTTTTCAGTGGAACGTGTATACAGGACGTGGAAATCAGGACGTGTATATTCCAACGGCTATATTTTCAAACGGCTATATTTCCAACGGCTATATTTTCAACGGCCATATTTCTGGTCTATATAAACCGCCCCAATCACCTCTCTTCCAACATTtctagttgtgcctcatcttctcACTTCTAGATTTCTCTATCGTCTCTCACACAACACTGGGGATGGAAAAATTGCCCCAAAAAATGGCATGGCATGTTTAGAGGTCATGTGAACGAGCCCACTATGATCTTGGAAGAGTTGCTTCACAAGATCTTGGAAGCAGTTGCTTCACAAGGTCATGTGAACGAGCCTACAATATTGCCAGTGATTGATTCCCCCCATAATTCACTCCTATTGCATTcttgaagcagcagcagcagcagcagcagcgccccGGCTAAAGCACCCAAACAGGTTCAGCAGCAGCAGCGGGTTCAGCAGTAGCAGGAGCGggttcagcagcagcagcagcgccccagccgcccccgccgccgcgcgCCGCGCGCCCCagccccagccgcccccgccgccgcgcgCCCCAGACCTCTCTGGAATGGAAAATAGAAGGGAGGGAGAGAGCTTACCAGAGGGGAGTGGTCGCCGGCGAGCTTCGATGGCCTCTGGACGGAGGCGGGAGCAGCTCGTTTCCCTTTCCACGAGCGTGGCCGAGCCGTGTGTATTTGCACGAGAAGTAGCGTCGTGGATGGACGTGTAAAACTTTCACGTCCATATACACGATCCACTGAGAAGTGTTTTTCAGTTTTCATGATATATATTTACCATCCACCTCCATATACTCCCTCCACTATCCACTAGAGCTCTGAGCGGGTCACTCGATGCCGTGAGCAACCAGACGTGCATCCCCTGGGAATCACACACGCCATAGTGCACTCGCAAAGCGCTAACACGCGGCTGCTCCCACCCGCGGCACGACCCGCCTCGGAATTCGGGACACAAGCCCGCGGCTTCCCTCCTACGCCACCGCCCACTCCCAACGAATAACTGCGCCCAGGCCCGTCCCCATCCCCCTCCGTTCCAaaccccaacagacaccctcgctcTCTCACACTCGCCCGTgaaccctctccctcctctcgctcCTCTCCCTGAACCTTCTTCGAGAAGccaggccctctctctctctcgggacTCAGCTCCACTCCACTGCCGCGGCGGCATGGGGGGAGGTGCTATGGAGGTGGACCTGACCCACGGCGCGGTGGCGGCGATGTCGCGGCTGCAGCGAGGGCTGCGGCCGGTGCTGCAGGTGGTGGGCGCCCCCGCCCGCCGCGGCGCCACGGACCGGTACCGCTTCCTGCTCTCCGACGGCGTGCACTCCCAGGAGGGGatcctcgtcccctccctcgacaGCCTCGTAAGGACCGGCCGCCTCCGCGACGGCACCGTCATACGCGTCCTCGACTACGTCTGCAACCGAAGGTGACGGCCAATCGCTCATTCGCCCTCTCACCCAACCCCCCGCGATCTACATTGGTTGTTCTACTAGACGGATTAGGGTTTTGATGTGCTTCTTGTGTGCTAATAaatggggtgggggtgggggtggggatgCTAGGGTTCTGCACGGTTTCCTATGCTAATTTCCCCCACCCGGTGACCGTGCAGGCAGTATCCCGCGAGATCTATGGCTATACTTTTGTGGCTGGTGCATGCAAGCGCTCCGCGGGCTTGTAGTTGATTCCTTGCATTACATGCTAATAATGCGCATTTGTGAGTGCTGCTTTTGCTGTGTTGTGTACATGACCGAACTTTTTTACATTTTACTAGTACAGTAAGTTGCAACGGAGTTATGTAGTCAATCTACGGCGCCGATGGGTAGCTGTCTAGCCTAGCTGGTTCATTTGGTACAGAACTAGAAGACTGACTTGTGCATTTGTGCTGTCGCCTTGAGATCTAGCCTTGTCTATTTATATAGAAACAAAGATTTATATTTGGAGTTCATAACAGTTATTTTGATGTACTACGTTAGAGCACACAAACCCTCCATTATCAGATAGATGTTTTTGCTGCACGCAAGGCCCACCTGACAGCACTAGTTTATTGGCTAGATAGGACTTCCATTTTCCTGATCTTAGGCTTCTGCCTGTACGTGTTACCTTTTGTTTGTGTGGTTTAATGTCCGCGCCACCCTTCGTGTTTGTTTAGCTTCATAccattttggagatttttttccaATATAAATGACACGCCTGCCTTATGGTTCGAGAATGGCTCGTGTGACAATGTGAATATTAGAATTTGCATCATAGATGTCCGCACCTCTCCTCGGCCTCCTTCCGCTCGCCAGATTCAGATCCACGCCCACCTCTGCATCCTCGCAGTCGGCGCATGCCAACCACAACCACCCACTCATTCAGCCCTCGGTACGCTCCCGTGTGCACACGACACCTTCTTCTTCACCCCCAGTCCTCCTCGATCTCgctccggcctctgctcgcgctcCTGTGCACGTTCTGGGCAAGCTCGGACTCTGGTCGCACCCGACACACCCCCGTGCGCGTTCCGCACGACCTTGGCTCGTGCGAGCCATCCTTGACCCCTAGCCACCAGGCCCGTCCCTGCCTCACCCCCCGCCGCTGCTAGCTGATTGGGAAAGGCCGGGGATTGGGAGAAATCCATGATCGGCTAGATGCTGCTAACTGACAGCGGCGACGCTTCACGTCGTTTCCATATTGATGGCGCTGTTTGATCCTCGGCCTGACGGTGACTAGGTGAACTCTGGGAGAAATCCATGATTGGATCTTGTATTTGATTGACCACGGCATCGCTCCCTTGTGTCGTAAACCTCCTTGGAGGCGTGGTCTGGAGTGCACCTATTCTCGTCTTacctccgcttcttcttcttcgactgCTCCACAAACCGCCCTCGTTTGCTTCACTTTCCACCGCTTCTCATGATGCCTTCTCAAGACCCTCTCATGGTTGCCGTTCTGTTGCGGCGAGCTTTGTGCTCTCGGTGTTCTTTCGGTTCAtctttgctcaaagatggtgcAAGATGCCTCACTTGGCTTTTGCGAAGTACTTGGTATTGTGATCTCTAGATGACACCCCACAACTACTTGTGTCTCTTGTGGTGATATGGTCCTATGTCTGCTATCTAGGTTTGGGGCCTTTTCCTTTCTTTTACCCATGTTACCTGTATGGTTTTTGGTCCGGTTTTCCTCATAAACCGGTCAACTTGTTAAGGTTTTCGATCTGATTTTCCTTATAAACTGGATCACTATCCTGGCATACTGGCCACTTTGAAATATATTCAGGTAGTCTTCCCCCGGTGaccatttcaaaaaaaaaaagtactaGCATGTATATGCTATTACAATATTACATTATTACTAGTGTATTGACTACAAAAAGCAATTAAAGTGCCTATTGGAGACCATGCGGCCATGCCAATCTGATTCCTCTTATGTATGTATTACTCATATATTGCATCCTTATACAGAATCTGTTCCGTATTATGTAGACTATAGACTTCTTAAACAGTATGTATCCACCACAATATAAACTATGGAGTTCTTAAACAATTTGTATCCACCACTATAGTTGTTTAACATAATGCCCTCCACCACTCCAACAGTTATATCATCAAACTAACCTCCAGATTCATTTCTTTCTCCTCATTCACgtgggaacttgccttttgattgTTACCAAGGACTGTTAGTTGTCACCGAGTGGATTTATatgagtttcttcatctagttatTGTGGCACCTCTAATATTACATGTTGTTTTGATTTGTTGAGAATAATAGATGTATATACACATGTATAACAACACTTGTGTGGCAAGGCTCCCTGGCGTGGAAGAGAAGTTTTGAGGCTAGAGAACTTCTGTTTATTTCATTGCTTGATTTTGGTGGAGTGCATGGGGTCCCTTCTATAGGGAGAGAAGACTTGACTTGACCACCACAAGCAGTGTCTCTACTTTCCTAACAAACTCTTATTTCTCCTTTTTATTACTAAAACATATATCTTTTACTATTGTGTTGACTCTATCTTTAGTATCTTCTTTAATTCTGCTGGTTTCTGACTAAGACATGTGTTACATACCAATTGCATTGAATGTGCATACTTTTAGGCCATAACATTACAACCCTTTCTGGTAGACAGCTGGCATCCGAGGTTTCATTTCTAGAATCCACCTTGTTGAGGGGGAGTGAAGTACGCATCTATTGCCGATGATCGAATGATGTCCATCCCCAGGAGCCTGAACCTGAATGGACCATTCTTGTAGAAGAGCCTGCCCAGGCCCTCACTGGTCATGCCAGGATAAAGTGCCACACTGAGGAGAGAGTGGCATTCTCAAAGTGACAACTGAAGCGGTTGACAAAACTCTTACCAAATCATGTTCAAACTCCCTAATACATTGGAAGTGGTTCCAGACTTCTAGGTCTTCATGGCCTTTGAAGGTTGGAAGCCCTAGGCGGCGAAGTCATGAAGCCCATCATATCATGGCGCTCACTAACTGAGCATCGTAAACCCTGTTGCTAACCATCTGATACCAAATGttaaccttgatccaacaagatacTTAGGGTAGGATAATGGTTTGAAGAACAGGGATGTCACCTGGCCTCCACAATCTGGTGACAGGGCTTGTCCTGTTGTGGAAGAGAGGCTCTGGGCTTAGGAAACTTCTCTTCATTTCATTTTATCTTACCAGAGTATAAGGGTCCCTTTTATATGGTAGAGCTACTTATATATGCCTTGTCCATTGACAATTCTATAATATTTCTGACGTATATCGGGCTTTTGTTTCAGGGTCATCATTGTTATCCAACTTGAAGTAGTGCAAACTGAGTGCACACTGATAGGGAGTCCTTCAAGTTATCAGGTCAATGCTGCTGAACCAAATACCAGGTCCTGTTCTGGTAGCCTGGGCATCCATGGGTCAAGGGCTGAGCATGGTGTTAATGAAATGGCATTTTCTCCTGATCAAGGTCTGTTGCGCTCTTCTATTGCCGCAAGGGAAGAAAATGCTGTGAACAATCTGCCGTTCAGTGGACTTCATGGTTCAGTGCTAAAGCAAGACACAATAAATGCCAAGATGCAGCAGCTTTCACTGAACTCTCATCAAGGCAAAATGCCTGCAGTTTGTCCCACTTGTCAGGGCTTTGACCCACACCCTACAGAGTTTTCGTGCCAGCAGCCACCTCCAGTATATGTGAATAGAGGATCTGTTGCTAACAATGGCACTCCTGTCACCCCTTTTGCTTTCTTGAACCCATACCAAGGTAGATGGACAATCAAGGGCAGGGTCACTGCAAAGACTAATCACTTGCACGGGAAAGCCTTATCATTTGACCTCCTTGATGCACGGGGTGGAGAAATTCGTGCAACATGCTTTGGTTCGATGGTTGCTCAATTCTCTGACCAGCTTGTTGTTGGAAATGTGTACTTCATATCTGGAGGGTTGTTGAAACGAGTGCAGAAGTTGGTTAGCTGTTTAAACAGTGCGTACGAACTGATTTTGGATAGTTCAACATCTATAGAAATTTGTTGCAGTGACGACAGCGGCATCCCTTGGCAGCAATATAATTTCCAACAGATCAGTGAAATACTAGTAAATATGGACAAGGGAGCTATGGTTGATTTGCTTGGGATTGTTACATCAGTTAGCCCTTCTGTTATAATAACGCGGAAGGGTGGTGTGGAAACCCAGAAAAGAACCCTTCAACTGAAGGTCATGTCTGGTTGTAGTGTGGAAATTACCTTATGGGGAAATGTCTGTAATGCCGAAGGTCAGCTGCTGCACTCGATGTGCATTTCTGGTTCTAATCCTATACTTGCCTTGAAAGGTGGCCGCATCTGTGAATTCAACGGCAAATCTGTGGGCACAATCAGCTCAACCCTGTTAAAAATAAATCCAGACTTGCCTGATGCAGAAAAACTGATGCAGTGGTACATAAATGAAGGAAAATTAGCAGTTTGCACTTCTTTATCTCAGGAAACCTCAAGCATGGGCAAGATGTATTTCCGAAAAACAGTTGCGCAGATCAAGGACGAGAACTTGGGGCGATCAGATCAGCCAGATTGGGTCACTGTTGAAGCTACAATTTCACACATCAGCACCGAGAAAATTTCTTATCCAGCTTGCACGACGGAGGTTAATGGTAAGCGCTGCAACAAAAAGGTAACAAACAATGGTGATGGAATGTGGCATTGTCACAAATGCCAGCAGAGCTCTCAAaattgtgagtatcggtacttgtTTCAGTGCAAGATCCAGGATCACACTGGGACTACCAATGCTACTGCGTTCCAAGAAGCTGGCCAGGAAATAATTGGCCTCTCAGCGGAAGAGCTGTTCATGATAAAAAATGTAGATCTAGATGACGCACGATTCGGAGGAATAATACATGGGGCCTGTTACCAGCAATATCTGTTGAAGCTGAAAGTCTTGGAAGAAACCTTTAGTGGCGAGGCGCGTGTCAAAATCAGCATTGTGAAAGCTGAAAGATTGGACCACACATCAAACAAgagtcgtgtttttgaccttggaAGCTCGGCCCCTGTTGTGAATGGTGTTGCTACTGCTACAACCGCTGGTTTCACCATCTCAGAAGCCGGACAGCAAGCTAAGGTATCTGGCAGGATGCCTAATGCACCATCAGCAGCACGTTATGTGCAGGCCTGCAGTTGTGGTTCCACTGGGCACAACGTGCAGAACTGCCCTGCAGCCATGGATATCCAGCTACCAGCAACAGGTTGGGACTTCACGCCATATGACTCTTCTGCATCCAAAGCTCACCTGGGCACTGGACCAAAGACTGTCCAGGTCAGGCTAGTTCATATGTCTCTTCTGCATCTGAAGCTTGCCCGTGCAGCAAATGCAATCAGCCTGGGCACTGGACCAGAGACTGTCCAGGTCAGGCTAATTCATATGTCTCTTCTGCATCTGAAGCTCGCCCGTGCAGCAAATGCAATCAGCATGGGCACTGGGCAATAGACTGTCCAGGGCAGCCTAGTTTATACGGCTCTTCTGCATCCGAAACTTACCAGTGTTACAAATGCAGTCAGCGTGGGCACTGGGCCAAAGACTGTCCAGGGCAGCCTAGTTCATACGGCTCTTCTGCATCCGAAACTCGCCAGTGCTACAAATGCAATCAGCATGGGCACTGGGCTAGAGGCTGTCCAAAGCAGGCCGTCTCCTACGGCTCTTCTGCTGGAAACGCCAATGGCGGCCTTGGTTTCTGCTTCAGAAGTGATCAGTTTGGGCACTATCCTAGTAACTGCCCAGCCCCCTACTCTTTGGCAGGTGGTACCGGCAGCTCGGGTGGTCTGGGCTTAAAAAATAATCAGCCTGTGCATCTCGCCGGACTGTCCGGCTCAGGCTAGTGCCCCTCGAGCAACAGGCTTCTGGGAACGGTGCTGCGCCGCATCGGGGGGGATGCCTATGTTGGTAATGTCTGAAGTACTCTGTCGATCATATAGCATCTTGATTGGGCTTTAGTTGCGCGTTTTGTACAGTTTGTCGAATGTACCTGCCCTGTGTGTGTTCGCTACCGTTGTTCACTTGCTAGTCGCTATCTATGTATCTATGGACCTTGTATTAGCACTTTATTAACCTTTATGTGATAAGCTtaacaaaatcaaaatcaaaaaattgTATCTATACTATTATTAAACAATCGAATAAGAATTACACTACAGACACCCCATCAAACGCCTCACAAAAAAAACAACCAATCAGCATCCCACGATTAATCCCACATATCTTAATCTAACAGCCCTTGTTAATCCATCGTCTGCTGGGTGTACTTAGCAATTACAATTGGCTGAACATACTCTATCAACGGAACTTTCTGCGTCCAACTCCCTCTCCCCGTCCGCCGCCTCCTCACCCCGATCTGGAACTGCTCCCGCAAGCCCTCGCCCCGCTCACCCCGATCGCCCGCCGCTCCTACTCGCCCCCGCGCGCTGCTCCCGCTCGCCAAGCTGCCGCGACCCCGCTCCCCGCCCTCGAGCCGCCCTCCTCTCCCGACCCGCCGCCGCGACCCTTCTCTCCCGTCGTCGAGTACCGCCACCGTTGGCCCcgcgccaccgccgccctcctctccCGCCCTGCCATCGCCGCCCTCCGCTTCCGCTCGTCCCGCGCCGCTACCCGCGCCCTGCCGCGCCCCGCTGCGCTCGCTCCACGCCGCACCccgctctccccaccccgcgccgcGCCCcgcttggccgccgccccccgtGCCGCGTCACCGCCGCCCTCCTCTCAGCGCCGATCCCGCTCGCCCCGCGTCGCACCCCGCTCTTCCCGCGCCGTGCCGCCCCCGCTGCGCTCTCCCCGCGCCGCGCCCCgcttggccgccgccgcccccgtgccGCTCCCCGCTCGGCCATCCAGGCCGCCGCATCGCTCCCCCCGCCGCGCCTGCCGCTCGCCCCGCCGCTCGCGACGCGCTCGCCCGGCCGGCGAGCGAGCCGCCACGCCGCGCCGCTcgccgcgctcgccccgccgCTCGCCTCGCTCGCCGGCCGGGCCGCGCTCACCCCGCCTCCCCCCGCTCGCGCTGCAGGACGCCGCGCCGCCTCCCCCGCTCGCCCCGCTCGCCACGTGCCGCGCTCGCCCCGCCTCCCCCCGCTCGCGCCGCAGGACGCCATCCGCCTCCCCCGCTCGCCACGTCCCTGTCCAGGAAGAAGCCCATCGGCGCGAGTTACGGGTCCGTCCCAGatcctgctcctcctccgcctcgcttCCCACAACAGTTCATCTTTACAGTTTGTATCTTTGTAGCCGCATGAATTATTCAAGTTGATTCGCTGAACTCACTCATGTTGATAGAGCTAGAAGGTTTGTGGGTGAAGATGGGCCAGTATTTGTTCACCAGAGCGGACGTGCTTCCCGAGCCGTGCATAGAGGTCCTGAAGTAATTGTAGGACTCGCTTCCTCCACGCCCTCTTGAAGAGGTATGCATTTCCTCTTCATTAGTTACtctcaagaaagaaagaaaaaagaggtaTGCATTTCCTCTTCATTAGTAAATGGTACCATAAGTAACTGTACTTCTATTCATTTGTGACCAATCAAACTGGCATCACCAGATAGCATAACTGTAATGCATTTTATCTTAGTCTTGGTTTTTGTCTGTCGTGTGCAGGTTCGTGGAACCATAGAAAAAGAACTTGGTAAACCCATGAGTGAACTCTTTGCTACTTTTGACCTTGACCCTCTTGCAACCGCATCAGTAAGTTCCATGCCTCCCAAATGAACTATACTTTCACTGGTGTAAATTCGTAATATGCTCAAGTGAATGAACACTTCTTGACAGATAGCACAGGTTCATCGTGCAACTCTGGAAGATGGATGTGAAAGTTCAGCATGATGGTATCAAAGAGATCATATTAGAGGTTCTTTTCTTTTATGTGAATAGCGTTTTGTAAGATAAGTAGGATTGCTATTGCAACTTTTCATCTGTGGTCAGGATTTGAAGAATGCAAAATCATTGATCGAATGGATTGCATGGGCAGAACCTCAATATGACTTCAACCCAATGATTGATGAATGGTGCAAGGAGGCACCCAAGGAACTTGATTTCAATCATGAAGCAGGTACTTCTCCTTGCTCAGATTCTTAGGTATAGTCATTCATAAAGAGGTCATCATGATGATGTAAGGTGCAAAATCTACTTTCAGAGAACACTAGGACCGTCTCGAAGAATCTTAGTTGGAAAACTGAAGGTGGGAGTGGCAGTGTTTCCAGTGATGTTGATGTACTGATACCAGAAATTATTCAGGTATTAATTGGCAGCCTAAACTTTATTCTGTTTGTCTTGCATTAGTGTTTGCAAATCACGTGAACCGGGACCATCATCTGACCCATTCTTTTCTGTATCAGTCTACTGAAAAGATTCTGATTCTGGAATACATGGATGGAATTCACTTACATGCCAATGATTCATTGGAAGAATATGGTGTCGATAAGAAAAAAACTCGTTGAAGAGATAACCCGTGCTTATGCTCATCAAATATACATTGACGGTTTCTTCAACGGAGATCCTCATCCTGGTACTTTAATTACTTTCCTGTAAGCTGTGTTGGGTTTGTCAACCAAGAGTCCGGTGTTAAATGGAGGTTTTCTTGCTGTGAGGTTGACGCTTTCCCTGGGGATGCGGTAATTTTCATGAGGGTCTTGAATCTTCTTAGAGGCATGTCTTGGTCTCTTGGACTTGTACATTCCTCTGATATTTCCAGCATCACAGTGGCAGTTTTTCATTTATACCTGCAGGGCTTTCGGCTTCACTGAATGTTAGCATAGTTTATCTAGACATCATGAGGCCATTTGCTGAATCAACTTTGCTAGGGTGAGATGCGCGTCATGCTTATGTTTGCATCAGCTTTGTAGGGATCATCTTTTTCGAATTTGCTAATTTATGATTTCATTGATATCAGGAGTATGACATGCAGTCCCTCAACTAACAGCAAGTGGATCTATGACTCGCGTGTTAACTCTGAAGTGGAGTCTAAACTGAGGAATCTTCTAATTGAGATGGGAAGCGACAAAATTTTGGGTTTACAAGTGGGTCAATAATCTCTTGCCATTCATTTACATGCCATGATGTTGTTGTAGCAATATCTGTATGCCAATATTTGTTGTAGCACGTTGGGTCATCACCAGAATCTTAAGAATGAGGTTTCAAGCCCAATTTCTGTTTTGGAG encodes:
- the LOC123396896 gene encoding replication protein A 70 kDa DNA-binding subunit C-like, whose protein sequence is MGGGAMEVDLTHGAVAAMSRLQRGLRPVLQVVGAPARRGATDRYRFLLSDGVHSQEGILVPSLDSLVRTGRLRDGTVIRVLDYVCNRRVIIVIQLEVVQTECTLIGSPSSYQVNAAEPNTRSCSGSLGIHGSRAEHGVNEMAFSPDQGLLRSSIAAREENAVNNLPFSGLHGSVLKQDTINAKMQQLSLNSHQGKMPAVCPTCQGFDPHPTEFSCQQPPPVYVNRGSVANNGTPVTPFAFLNPYQGQLLHSMCISGSNPILALKGGRICEFNGKSVGTISSTLLKINPDLPDAEKLMQWYINEGKLAVCTSLSQETSSMGKMYFRKTVAQIKDENLGRSDQPDWVTVEATISHISTEKISYPACTTEVNGKRCNKKLKVLEETFSGEARVKISIVKAERLDHTSNKSRVFDLGSSAPVVNGVATATTAGFTISEAGQQAKVSGRMPNAPSAARYVQACSCGSTGHNVQNCPAAMDIQLPATGWDFTPSSYVSSASEACPCSKCNQPGHWTRDCPGQANSYVSSASEARPCSKCNQHGHWAIDCPGQPSPTALLLETPMAALVSASEVISLGTILVTAQPPTLWQVLRLVPLEQQASGNGAAPHRGGCLCCLSNQLQLAEHTLSTELSASNSLSPSAASSPRSGTAPASPRPAHPDRPPLLLAPARCSRSPSCRDPAPRPRAALLSRPAAATLLSRRRVPPPLAPRHRRPPLPPCHRRPPLPLVPRRYPRPAAPRCARSTPHPALPTPRRAPLGRRPPCRVTAALLSAPIPLAPRRTPLFPRRAAPAALSPRRAPLGRRRPRAAPRSAIQAAASLPPPRLPLAPPLATRSPGRRASRHAAPLAALAPPLASLAGRAALTPPPPARAAGRRAASPARPARHVPRSPRLPPLAPQDAIRLPRSPRPCPGRSPSARVTGPSQILLLLRLASHNSSSLQFVSL